One genomic region from Podarcis raffonei isolate rPodRaf1 chromosome 16, rPodRaf1.pri, whole genome shotgun sequence encodes:
- the LOC128403471 gene encoding semaphorin-4A-like isoform X1 has product MSSKHFFICLLTFANTLATELMPKQTTSLRDPRRKVFPFMQKGVQNWDTFLLSKNKKTLYVGARDTILTLDIRTDITIRVKHEIQWSPTADKKDNCALKVKNKERECFNFIRVLVQLNDTHLYTCGTYAFSPTCAYVDLTTFSLVKDAEGKPLLLQGKGVSPYSPYYGNTAILVDGELYTATQENVPGNEPVITRTLGSSSVLKNEHWMTGDATFVASFNIPAPPNDDKVYFFFWETAKEYDFFEKVIVSRVARICKNDVGGKTLLQKKWTTFLKAHLSCAQKGQFPYTVIQHVFAVPHPGGGAFFYGVFVPQWQVGGFWSSAVCAFDLNAINKVFDNGRYKELHQNCSRWLPYKGEAMDPPPGSCSVSPSSDKTLVFIKEHYMMDQTIRPLYNQPVFVKLNVKYTRITVHQTENILGIPYTILFLGTDQGAIHKVVVVGSDAHIIEEIQLFEKPEAVQNLLLSPEKGILYVGYSKGIVQVPLANCGIHKTCPDCILARDPYCAWDGRKCSDNWNNKYKSMAGKSNFKQDVETGNSGLSCMRSSGKSRASSRPITLIAVVAVVFFCYPDTVKVKSKVQGCRSPLQAKKTSKQEKVLFNGSQSILQVDLARKLLTAPTPPMSTCSVQAIRADKNCLDLGLPNKDDSRGAVAAEEI; this is encoded by the exons ATGAGCTCCAAACACTTCTTCATTTGCCTCCTGACGTTTGCCAACACTCTGGCCACAGAGCTGATGCCAAAGCAAACCACCTCGTTAA GGGACCCTAGACGAAAGGTTTTCCCATTCATGCAAAAAGGGGTTCAGAATTGGGACACTTTCCTACTGAGCAAAAACAAGAAAACTCTCTATGTGGGTGCCAGAGACACTATCCTCACCCTTGACATTCGCACGGACATCACCATCAGAGTGAAGCATGAG ATACAGTGGAGTCCCACGGCTGATAAAAAGGATAACTGTGCCTTGAAGGTGAAAAACAAAGAG AGGGAATGCTTCAATTTCATCCGTGTCCTGGTGCAACTGAACGACACACACCTTTACACCTGCGGGACGTATGCTTTCAGTCCCACCTGTGCTTACGTT GATCTAACAACATTCAGTCTGGTGAAAGATGCAGAAGGCAAGCCCCTCCTCCTGCAAGGGAAGGGTGTCTCTCCCTATAGCCCTTACTATGGGAACACCGCAATCCTCGTTG ATGGCGAACTTTACACTGCCACCCAGGAAAACGTTCCAGGGAATGAGCCCGTCATCACTCGAACCCTGGGCAGTAGTTCAGTTTTGAAGAATGAGCACTGGATGACTG gtgATGCAACATTCGTGGCCTCCTTCAACATCCCAGCCCCCCCAAATGACGACAAAGTCTATTTTTTCTTTTGGGAAACAGCAAAGGAGTATGACTTCTTTGAGAAAGTCATCGTCTCCAGGGTTGCTCGCATCTGCAAG AATGATGTCGGGGGAAAAACATTGCTGCAGAAGAAATGGACCACCTTTCTGAAAGCACATCTTTCCTGCGCCCAGAAAGGGCAGTTTCCTTATACTGTCATTCAACACGTGTTTGCTGTTCCACACCCAGGAGGCGGTGCATTTTTCTATGGGGTCTTTGTTCCTCAATG GCAGGTGGGAGGTTTCTGGAGCTCGGCAGTCTGCGCCTTCGACCTTAATGCTATCAACAAAGTCTTTGATAATGGGAGATATAAAGAGTTACACCAGAACTGCTCCCGATGGCTGCCCTATAAAGGGGAGGCCATGGATCCTCCCCCTGGCTCG TGTTCTGTCAGCCCATCATCAGACAAAACCCTCGTTTTCATAAAAGAACATTATATGATGGATCAGACGATTCGGCCACTCTATAACCAGCCCGTGTTTGTGAAGCTCAATGTGAAATACACCCGGATTACAGTACACCAAACTGAGAACATCTTGGGAATTCCCTATACCATACTGTTTCTTGGGACAG ACCAGGGAGCCATTCACAAAGTGGTGGTCGTCGGCAGCGATGCTCACATCATTGAGGAGATCCAGCTGTTTGAGAAGCCAGAGGCAGTCCAAAACTTGCTGCTCTCACCTGAAAAG GGGATCCTTTATGTGGGGTATTCCAAAGGAATTGTACAAGTCCCATTGGCCAACTGTGGCATTCACAAAACCTGTCCTGACTGCATTTTAGCACGAGATCCTTACTGTGCCTGGGATGGAAGGAAATGCAGTGATAACTGGAATAACAAATACAAAAG CATGGCAGGAAAGAGTAACTTTAAGCAAGATGTTGAGACCGGAAACTCAGGCCTTTCGTGCATGCGCAGCAGTGGGAAGAGCAGAGCCTCCTCAAGGCCAATCACCTTGATTGCCGTAGTGGCCGTGGTTTTCTTCTGCTACCCAGACACAGTGAAAGTGAAAAGCAAAGTACAGGGGTGCAGGAGCCCCCTCCAAGCCAAGAAAACATCCAAGCAAGAGAAAGTCCTGTTCAATGGCAGCCAGAGCATTCTGCAAGTGGACCTTGCCAGAAAACTGCTGACAGCTCCAACACCTCCTATGTCTACGTGCTCCGTTCAGGCTATCAGGGCTGACAAAAACTGCTTGGACTTGGGCCTGCCAAACAAGGATGACTCCAGAGGAGCCGTGGCAGCGGAGGAGATCTAG
- the LOC128403471 gene encoding semaphorin-4A-like isoform X2: protein MSSKHFFICLLTFANTLATELMPKQTTSLRDPRRKVFPFMQKGVQNWDTFLLSKNKKTLYVGARDTILTLDIRTDITIRVKHEIQWSPTADKKDNCALKVKNKERECFNFIRVLVQLNDTHLYTCGTYAFSPTCAYVDLTTFSLVKDAEGKPLLLQGKGVSPYSPYYGNTAILVDGELYTATQENVPGNEPVITRTLGSSSVLKNEHWMTGDATFVASFNIPAPPNDDKVYFFFWETAKEYDFFEKVIVSRVARICKNDVGGKTLLQKKWTTFLKAHLSCAQKGQFPYTVIQHVFAVPHPGGGAFFYGVFVPQWQVGGFWSSAVCAFDLNAINKVFDNGRYKELHQNCSRWLPYKGEAMDPPPGSCSVSPSSDKTLVFIKEHYMMDQTIRPLYNQPVFVKLNVKYTRITVHQTENILGIPYTILFLGTDQGAIHKVVVVGSDAHIIEEIQLFEKPEAVQNLLLSPEKKGHSSVIEQMLHV from the exons ATGAGCTCCAAACACTTCTTCATTTGCCTCCTGACGTTTGCCAACACTCTGGCCACAGAGCTGATGCCAAAGCAAACCACCTCGTTAA GGGACCCTAGACGAAAGGTTTTCCCATTCATGCAAAAAGGGGTTCAGAATTGGGACACTTTCCTACTGAGCAAAAACAAGAAAACTCTCTATGTGGGTGCCAGAGACACTATCCTCACCCTTGACATTCGCACGGACATCACCATCAGAGTGAAGCATGAG ATACAGTGGAGTCCCACGGCTGATAAAAAGGATAACTGTGCCTTGAAGGTGAAAAACAAAGAG AGGGAATGCTTCAATTTCATCCGTGTCCTGGTGCAACTGAACGACACACACCTTTACACCTGCGGGACGTATGCTTTCAGTCCCACCTGTGCTTACGTT GATCTAACAACATTCAGTCTGGTGAAAGATGCAGAAGGCAAGCCCCTCCTCCTGCAAGGGAAGGGTGTCTCTCCCTATAGCCCTTACTATGGGAACACCGCAATCCTCGTTG ATGGCGAACTTTACACTGCCACCCAGGAAAACGTTCCAGGGAATGAGCCCGTCATCACTCGAACCCTGGGCAGTAGTTCAGTTTTGAAGAATGAGCACTGGATGACTG gtgATGCAACATTCGTGGCCTCCTTCAACATCCCAGCCCCCCCAAATGACGACAAAGTCTATTTTTTCTTTTGGGAAACAGCAAAGGAGTATGACTTCTTTGAGAAAGTCATCGTCTCCAGGGTTGCTCGCATCTGCAAG AATGATGTCGGGGGAAAAACATTGCTGCAGAAGAAATGGACCACCTTTCTGAAAGCACATCTTTCCTGCGCCCAGAAAGGGCAGTTTCCTTATACTGTCATTCAACACGTGTTTGCTGTTCCACACCCAGGAGGCGGTGCATTTTTCTATGGGGTCTTTGTTCCTCAATG GCAGGTGGGAGGTTTCTGGAGCTCGGCAGTCTGCGCCTTCGACCTTAATGCTATCAACAAAGTCTTTGATAATGGGAGATATAAAGAGTTACACCAGAACTGCTCCCGATGGCTGCCCTATAAAGGGGAGGCCATGGATCCTCCCCCTGGCTCG TGTTCTGTCAGCCCATCATCAGACAAAACCCTCGTTTTCATAAAAGAACATTATATGATGGATCAGACGATTCGGCCACTCTATAACCAGCCCGTGTTTGTGAAGCTCAATGTGAAATACACCCGGATTACAGTACACCAAACTGAGAACATCTTGGGAATTCCCTATACCATACTGTTTCTTGGGACAG ACCAGGGAGCCATTCACAAAGTGGTGGTCGTCGGCAGCGATGCTCACATCATTGAGGAGATCCAGCTGTTTGAGAAGCCAGAGGCAGTCCAAAACTTGCTGCTCTCACCTGAAAAG aagggccacagctcagtaatCGAGCAGATGCTTCATgtgtag